From the Simplicispira suum genome, the window AAGCAGACGACCTGATTCTCGATATCGGGCCCGAGACCGCCGGGCGCCTCGCGGCACAGTTGCAACAGGCCGGCACGATTGTCTGGAACGGTCCTGTGGGAGTGTTTGAATTTCCCGCGTTTGAGGGCGGTACGCGTGCGCTCGCGCAGGCCATCGCGGAGTCAGAGGCCTTCAGCATTGCAGGGGGCGGTGACACCCTGGCAGCCATTGCAAAATTTGGGATCGAAGACCGCGTTGGCTATATTTCAACTGGAGGCGGCGCTTTCCTCGAAGTACTGGAGGGGCGCACCCTGCCTGCCTTTGAGATTCTGGAGAAGCGGGCTCAGAATGCGTGAAGGACTGTGACAAAAACAACAAAGAGTCTGTATCCAAGGGTATTTAGCGCATCTTTTTCTTGTTTTTGTTGAGCCGCGCGCCCAGAATTATTTTGATCAGTGTGTTGGGCGCTTCCTTGCCTGTCGCTGTCGTTCAAATTCGTTAGGAGGGGAATCATGGTGTTTTCAAAGGCAATTCGCTTGACCTTGATGGTTGGCGCAGTGGCGAGCATGATGGGCTGCGCCTCCAAGGCGCCCATTCCGCTTGCCGAGAATTTCAACCTCACGCTGCAGCACAAAGTGCGCTCGGCGGGGCACTGGGAAATGCTCTCAAACGACGTGGTGTCCCAGACATTGGCAACATTGGACAAAGCGGGCATGCCGGCGGGCACCCAATTGCATGTGTCGGCACCTCCCAACCCCAGTGCGTTTGATCTGGCGTTTCGCGACTTCTTGATCACCAAGTTTGTGCAGAACGGTGTCCCGGTTCAGCAAATGCCTGGACAGACGCTGGATGTGAGCTACCACGCTCAGCTGGTCCGTCACAACAGTGATCGCCCCCACTTCATTCCGGGCCAGTTCACCATGGTTGCTGCGGGACTCATGGCTGCGTATGGCCTGCGCCATGAGCATATCGACGCGCAATTGCTGGGCGCCCTGGGCCTCACAGTGGCTGCAGACTATGCTTCAAGCATCAATTCTGGCGGGCCAACCAACACCGAGATGGTGCTCACTACCACGGTGATGCGCGGCGGGCAGTACGTTGCTCGCAAGACCGATGTCTACTATCTTGAAAATGCCGACACGCCGCTGTTTCTGCGTCCCGCGCCTGCATACAAAAGCATCAACATGAAGGTGGTCTCGCAATGAAATCCTATGCCCTGTTGACCCTGTGCGCCGGCGCTTTGCTGGCAGGCTGTGCCAGCAACAACGCCCCTGTGCGCACCGAACCCACCTACCAGGAGGCGGCAAGCAGCCAGTTCCTGCAAAGCAGCACTGAGGCGATCAGCAAGCTGGTGGCGGGCATGGATATGCCTGCAGTAAGCGGTGGCCCCGTGTTGGTGGCCACGATTGTCAATGTCAATGACTTGAGCCGTTCCGCACCGCTGGGCCGCACGCTCTCTGAGCAGTACGCGTCGTCGATGGCGAGCAAAGGATTCAACGTCAAGGAAGTCAAGCTGCGCGGTGACGTCTTCGTCAAGGAAGGGGCAGGCGAGTTGCTGCTGTCACGCGAAATCAAAGACATTGCACGCAACCACAACGCGGCCTTGGTATTGGTCGGCACATATTCTGCTGCAGCGAATTTGACGTTCGTCAGCCTCAAGCTCGTGCGTACCGAAGACAGCCGCATTGTTCGTGGGCACGACTATGCTTTGCCCAATGATCGCGATGTACAGCGTTTGCTTCAGGCTGCTCGGTAAAAGATACCCAACTCCACTCGCTTGCGAAAAGGCTCCTTCGGGAGCCTTTTTCGTGTGCGCAAAGACGTGTGGTGCCATGGCCCGGTGGCTTGAGTTTGAACTTGGACAGACTGAAAGAATCTGTGGATGTAACCCGTTTCATGTGAAAATTGAAACTTAATTACGTTTTGACGAGTCTTCCATGTCCTTGCGCCGCGCCACCAAAATAGTTGCCACCCTGGGCCCCGCCTCGAGCGAGCTGACCCTGCTGGAGAAGATGATCTTTTCCGGCGTGAATGTGGTCCGACTCAACTTCAGTCACGGCAGCGCGCAAGACCACATCGAGCGCGCGCGCTTGGTGCGCGAAGCGGCACAGCGCGCAGGGCGGGAAGTGGCCATCATGGCTGACCTCCAGGGGCCAAAAATTCGTGTGGGAAAGTTCGCAGAAGGCCGCGTGATGCTGGAGTCGGGTGCTGTTTTTGTCCTCGATGCTTCCCGCACCGAGTTGGGCGACGCGGCAGGTGTGGGCCTTGACTACAAGGAGCTTCCACGCGACACCCGTCCCGGAGATGTCTTGTTGCTCAACGATGGGTTGATCGTGTTGACCGTGGATGCCGTGCGTGGCGAGGCAGTACATACCACGGTCCGCATTGGTGGTGAACTCTCCAACAACAAAGGCATCAACAAGCAAGGCGGCGGGTTGACCGCGCCGGCGTTGACAGCAAAGGACATGGAAGACATTCGTACGGCGATGAGCTTTCAGGCCGACTACGTTGCGGTGAGTTTTCCAAAAAGTGCCACCGACATGGAAATGGCCCGGCAGCTGTGCAATGTCGCTGCGGCGCAATACCGCCACAAGCCAGGTCTGATCGCCAAAATCGAACGAGCCGAGGCCATCCCCCGGCTGGAGGAAATCCTGCGCGTCAGCGACGGCATCATGGTCGCACGCGGCGATCTTGCCGTGGAAGTGGGCAACGCCGTGGTGCCGGCATTGCAGAAAAAGATGATTCGCATGGCACGCGATATGGATAAGCTGGTGATCACCGCCACGCAGATGATGGAGAGCATGATCACGAATGCCTCGCCTACTCGCGCCGAAGTGAGCGACGTGGCCAATGCCGTGCTGGACGGAACCGATGCCGTGATGCTGAGTGCGGAAACGGCTGCTGGCCGCTATCCGCTAGAGACAGTGCAAGAAATGGCCAAGATCTGTGCCGCTGCAGAGGCTGCTGAAGACGCGCAGTTGGATGCAGATTTCACCGGGCGTGCGTTTGGCGGTATCGACCACGCCATTGCCATGGGCGCACTGTTCACGGCGCACCGCCTGGGTGCCAAAGCTATCGTTGCCATGACGGAGAGTGGCTCCACTGCGCTGTGGATGAGCCGGCACCGCATTCATATTCCCATCTATGCCCTGACCCCCAAGATCGCGACGCAGCGGCGCATGGCCTTGTACCGCAACGTTCGTCCCATATTGGTGGAT encodes:
- the pyk gene encoding pyruvate kinase codes for the protein MSLRRATKIVATLGPASSELTLLEKMIFSGVNVVRLNFSHGSAQDHIERARLVREAAQRAGREVAIMADLQGPKIRVGKFAEGRVMLESGAVFVLDASRTELGDAAGVGLDYKELPRDTRPGDVLLLNDGLIVLTVDAVRGEAVHTTVRIGGELSNNKGINKQGGGLTAPALTAKDMEDIRTAMSFQADYVAVSFPKSATDMEMARQLCNVAAAQYRHKPGLIAKIERAEAIPRLEEILRVSDGIMVARGDLAVEVGNAVVPALQKKMIRMARDMDKLVITATQMMESMITNASPTRAEVSDVANAVLDGTDAVMLSAETAAGRYPLETVQEMAKICAAAEAAEDAQLDADFTGRAFGGIDHAIAMGALFTAHRLGAKAIVAMTESGSTALWMSRHRIHIPIYALTPKIATQRRMALYRNVRPILVDTSADRDTALEQAERHLKDRAIVSSGDVYAITCGEPMGAPGGTNMLKICRAI
- a CDS encoding FlgO family outer membrane protein; the encoded protein is MKSYALLTLCAGALLAGCASNNAPVRTEPTYQEAASSQFLQSSTEAISKLVAGMDMPAVSGGPVLVATIVNVNDLSRSAPLGRTLSEQYASSMASKGFNVKEVKLRGDVFVKEGAGELLLSREIKDIARNHNAALVLVGTYSAAANLTFVSLKLVRTEDSRIVRGHDYALPNDRDVQRLLQAAR